One Asterias rubens chromosome 1, eAstRub1.3, whole genome shotgun sequence genomic region harbors:
- the LOC117293454 gene encoding uncharacterized protein LOC117293454: MLNGRSLRSRLDILKPDIRHRVTQKQKDQTVCHKSSKTTRELHENQHVLVRDYRGPRKWITGVINARTGPLSYEVRVGPDSIWRRHIEQLLDAETGKSFAQQPEMVPDILPPVVPETIGQTSSDPLKASPSPGSSSLLQSEKEQPTAPSTITGSPSRTERRYPLRTLKPPDKLDL; this comes from the coding sequence TTCTAGACTGGACATCCTTAAACCAGACATTCGTCACCGTGTCACTCAGAAACAAAAAGATCAGACTGTGTGTCACAAATCTTCAAAGACAACTCGAGAACTACACGAGAATCAACATGTGCTAGTTCGCGACTACAGAGGCCCTCGGAAGTGGATAACTGGAGTTATCAACGCACGCACTGGCCCACTGTCATATGAAGTAAGAGTTGGCCCAGACTCCATCTGGCGTAGACACATTGAACAACTTCTTGATGCAGAAACTGGAAAATCCTTCGCTCAACAGCCAGAGATGGTCCCCGATATTCTACCTCCTGTCGTTCCAGAGACCATTGGCCAGACATCATCTGATCCCCTTAAAGCGTCTCCATCACCAGGATCTTCATCACTCCTTCAGAGCGAAAAGGAACAACCAACTGCTCCTTCTACAATAACAGGATCTCCTTCAAGGACTGAGCGTCGCTATCCGCTGCGAACTCTGAAACCCCCTGATAAACTTGATCTATAG
- the LOC117289895 gene encoding cholesterol 24-hydroxylase-like yields the protein MIVLNLLLASLVGFPLVVFGSLFVASVLYLHYVHVKYSHVPGPKRKSFFTGNIADLRQAVTDGRVFEDVFFDWNKEFGQVFIFYVFHRAIVHVYIPEVVREILVSDNYPKCGNGYKAMESLYGQRFMGRGLVTEIDHEVWKPQAAMFSPTFHRNYLKTCIVQFNSSSDALIECLYKKADGKTEVNMMDMFNMVSLDSISKVAFGQDMNVFSKEKSTFCTDCQFLQDSVLISLQNPLLWLSPFKDHIKLRREVRAASKRMREIGRQCIMGQMEALKQGEKLDNNILSHILQSAAPAGDSNVIDLELMIDHFVTFFLAGQETTACLMASTLLELGRHPEIVYKMKTEVDAVLGDDGYVSFEDLSKLKYTTAVLKETLRFHCPVTSVMRTTPKEVVWNGIKLPTDTLINVCIMNLARQKEYFENPEEFMPSRFLGGDNNNNMYIPFSLGPRKCIGKQFAMIEAQVVMAKLVKNLTFDLVPGQSFNYVRSITCKPKDSCRVYVKPAVPKSDIMKEVC from the exons TTTTTTCACCGGGAATATTGCTGATTTGCGGCAGGCTGTCACAGATGGCAGAGTGTTTGAAGATGTGTTCTTTGATTG GAACAAGGAATTTGGGCAGGTTTTTATATTCTATGTCTTCCACCGGGCTATAGTTCATGTCTACATTCCTGAAGTTGTAAGG GAAATCTTAGTGTCGGATAACTATCCAAAGTGTGGGAATGGCTACAAGGCCATGGAGTCTCTGTATGGCCAGCGTTTCATGGGCCGAGGTCTCGTGACTGAGATTGATCATGAAGTTTGGAAACCACAGGCTGCCATGTTCAGCCCAACCTTCCATCGAAA CTACCTGAAGACCTGTATTGTCCAGTTCAACTCCAGCAGTGACGCTCTAATTGAGTGTTTGTACAAGAAAGCTGATGGGAAAACAGAAGTGAACATGATGGATATGTTTAACATGGTTTCACTGGACAGCATCAGTAAG GTTGCTTTCGGTCAGGATATGAATGTATTTTCCAAGGAAAAATCTACATTCTGCACAGATTGTCAATTTCTTCAGGATAGCGTTTTAATAAGCCTCCAAAATCCACTATTGTGG CTTAGTCCTTTTAAAGACCATATTAAATTACGACGGGAGGTAAGAGCTGCTTCCAAGAGAATGCGGGAGATTGGACGACAGTGCATTATGGGCCAGATGGAAGCGCTTAAACAAGGCGAGAAACTGGACAACAACATCCTCAGTCATATTCTGCAGTCTGCAGCGCCAGCTGGTGACAGCAACGTCATAGACCTGGAGTTGATGATCGATCATTTTGTGACATTTTTCTTGGCAG GTCAAGAGACGACAGCGTGTCTTATGGCCTCTACATTGCTGGAGCTTGGGAGACATCCAGAAATAGTGTACAA GATGAAGACTGAAGTTGATGCAGTGCTTGGTGATGATGGATATGTCAGCTTTGAAGACTTATCCAAACTGAAATACACAACCGCT GTGTTGAAGGAAACTTTACGTTTTCATTGCCCCGTGACATCTGTGATGAGGACGACACCGAAAGAAGTCGTCTGGAACGGCATTAAACTCCCTACTGATACACTTATTAAT GTTTGCATTATGAACCTGGCCAGACAGAAGGAGTATTTTGAAAACCCAGAAGAATTTATGCCAAGCCGATTCTTAGGTGGAGACAA CAACAATAACATGTACATCCCATTCTCCCTGGGTCCAAGGAAGTGTATCGGGAAGCAGTTTGCTATG ATTGAGGCTCAGGTTGTCATGGCCAAGTTAGTGaagaatttgacctttgacctcgtgCCAGGTCAGAGTTTCAACTATGTAAGGAGCATTACCTGCAAGCCAAAGGATTCGTGTCGAGTATACGTCAAACCAGCTGTACCTAAGTCTGACATAATGAAAGAAGTTTGTTAA